The Orcinus orca chromosome 16, mOrcOrc1.1, whole genome shotgun sequence genome includes a window with the following:
- the NELFCD gene encoding negative elongation factor C/D isoform X3, which translates to MAGAAPGAIMDEDYFGSAAEWGDEADGGQQEDDYGEGEDDAEVQQECLHKFSTRDYIMEPSIFNTLKRYFQAGGSPENVIQLLSENYTAVAQTVNLLAEWLIQTGVEPVQVQETVENHLKTLLIKHFDPRKADSIFTEEGETPAWLEQMIAHTTWRDLFYKLAEAHPDCLMLNFTVKLISDAGYQGEITSVSTACQQLEVFSRVLRTSLATILDGGEENLEKNLPEFAMVCHGEHTYLFAQALMSVLAQEEQGGSAVRRAAQEVQRFAQERGHDASQITLALGTAASYPRACQALGAMLSKGALNPADITVLFKMFTSMDPPPVELIRVPAFLDLFMQSLFKPGARINQDHKHKYIHILAYAASVVETWKKNKRVSINKDELKSTSKAVETVHNLCCNENKGASELVAELSTLYQCIRFPVVAMGVLKWVDWTVSEPRYFQLQTDHTPVHLALLDEISTCHQLLHPQVLQLLVKLFETEHSQLDVMEQVSGQPEGWAAQREGGPFLSLVAPPVQLELKKTLLDRMVHLLSRGYVLPVVSYIRKCLEKLDTDISLIRHFVTEVLDVIAPPYTSDFVQLFLPILENDSIAGTIKTEGEHDPVTEFIAHCKSNFILVN; encoded by the exons ATGGCGGGGGCCGCGCCGGGCGCCATCATGGACGAGGACTACTTCGGGAGCGCGGCCGAGTGGGGCGACGAGGCGGACGGCGGCCAG CAGGAGGATGATTATGGAGAGGGAGAAGATGATGCCGAGGTCCAGCAAGAATGCCTACATAAATTTTCTACCCGGGATTATATAATGGAACCCTCCATCTTTAACACTCTAAAGAG gtattttcagGCGGGAGGGTCTCCAGAGAACGTTATCCAGCTCTTGTCAGAGAACTACACTGCTGTGGCCCAGACCGTCAACCTGCTGGCCGAGTGGCTCATTCAGACAG GTGTTGAACCAGTGCAGGTTCAGGAAACTGTGGAAAATCATCTGAAGACTTTACTGATCAAACATTTCGACCCCCGCAAAGCAGATTCTATCTTTACTGAAGAAGGAGAG ACCCCCGCTTGGCTTGAACAAATGATTGCACATACCACGTGGAGAGACCTTTTCTACAAACTGGCTGAAGCCCACCCAGACTGTTTGATGCTCAACTTCACTGTTAAG CTTATCTCCGACGCAGGGTACCAAGGGGAGATCACCAGCGTGTCCACGGCCTGCCAGCAGCTGGAGGTGTTTTCTAGAGTGCTTCGTACCTCTCTAGCTACGATTTTGGACGGAGGCGAAGAAAACCTCGAAAAAAATCTCCCCGAGTTTGCT ATGGTGTGTCACGGGGAGCACACGTATCTGTTCGCCCAGGCCCTGATGTCCGTGCTGGCCCAGGAGGAGCAGGGGGGCTCGGCCGTGCGCAGGGCCGCACAGGAGGTCCAGCGCTTCGCCCAGGAGAG AGGCCATGACGCCAGTCAGATCACGCTCGCACTGGGCACAGCTGCCTCCTACCCCCGGGCGTGTCAGGCCCTTGGGGCTATGTTGTCCAAGGGAGCCCTGAATCCGGCCGACATCACAGTCCTGTTCAAGATGTTTACAAGCATGGACCCGCCTCCTGTTGAACTC ATCCGGGTGCCAGCCTTCCTGGACCTGTTCATGCAGTCACTCTTTAAACCAGGGGCCAGGATCAACCAGGACCACAAGCATAAGTACATCCACATCTTAGCATATGCAGCGAGCGTGGTGGAGACCTGGAAGAAG AACAAGCGAGTCAGCATCAATAAGGACGAGCTGAAGTCAACATCGAAAGCTGTTGAGACTGTTCACAACTTGTGTTGCAATGAGAACAAAGGGGCGTCTGAGCTTGTGGCCGAGCTGAGCACCCTCTACCAGTGTATCAG GTTTCCAGTGGTGGCCATGGGTGTGCTGAAGTGGGTGGACTGGACTGTGTCAGAGCCGAGGTACTTCCAGCTGCAGACGGACCACACCCCGGTGCACCTGGCACTGCTGGACGAG ATCAGCACCTGCCACCAGCTCCTCCACCCGCAGGTCCTGCAGCTGCTGGTGAAGCTCTTCGAGACAGAGCATTCCCAGCTGGACGTGATGGAGCAGGTGAGCGGGCAGCCCGAGGGCTGGGCTGCACAGCGGGAAGGCGGCCCCTTTCTCAGCCTTGTCGCCCCACCCGTGCAGCTCGAGTTGAAGAAGACCCTCCTGGACAGGATGGTGCACCTGCTGAGCCGGGGCTACGTGCTCCCCGTGGTCAGTTACATCCGCAAGTGTCTGGAGAAGCTGGACACCGACATCTCCCTCATTCGCCACTTTGTGACTGAG GTGCTCGACGTCATCGCGCCCCCCTACACCTCTGACTTCGTGCAGCTTTTCCTTCCTATCCTGGAGAACGACAGCATCGCCGGCACCATTAAAACAGAAGGTGAACACGACCCTGTGACAGAGTTTATAG CTCACTGCAAGTCTAACTTCATCTTGGTGAACTGA
- the NELFCD gene encoding negative elongation factor C/D isoform X5, producing MAGAAPGAIMDEDYFGSAAEWGDEADGGQQEDDYGEGEDDAEVQQECLHKFSTRDYIMEPSIFNTLKRYFQAGGSPENVIQLLSENYTAVAQTVNLLAEWLIQTGVEPVQVQETVENHLKTLLIKHFDPRKADSIFTEEGETPAWLEQMIAHTTWRDLFYKLAEAHPDCLMLNFTVKLISDAGYQGEITSVSTACQQLEVFSRVLRTSLATILDGGEENLEKNLPEFAALMSVLAQEEQGGSAVRRAAQEVQRFAQERGHDASQITLALGTAASYPRACQALGAMLSKGALNPADITVLFKMFTSMDPPPVELIRVPAFLDLFMQSLFKPGARINQDHKHKYIHILAYAASVVETWKKNKRVSINKDELKSTSKAVETVHNLCCNENKGASELVAELSTLYQCIRFPVVAMGVLKWVDWTVSEPRYFQLQTDHTPVHLALLDEISTCHQLLHPQVLQLLVKLFETEHSQLDVMEQVSGQPEGWAAQREGGPFLSLVAPPVQLELKKTLLDRMVHLLSRGYVLPVVSYIRKCLEKLDTDISLIRHFVTEVLDVIAPPYTSDFVQLFLPILENDSIAGTIKTEGEHDPVTEFIAHCKSNFILVN from the exons ATGGCGGGGGCCGCGCCGGGCGCCATCATGGACGAGGACTACTTCGGGAGCGCGGCCGAGTGGGGCGACGAGGCGGACGGCGGCCAG CAGGAGGATGATTATGGAGAGGGAGAAGATGATGCCGAGGTCCAGCAAGAATGCCTACATAAATTTTCTACCCGGGATTATATAATGGAACCCTCCATCTTTAACACTCTAAAGAG gtattttcagGCGGGAGGGTCTCCAGAGAACGTTATCCAGCTCTTGTCAGAGAACTACACTGCTGTGGCCCAGACCGTCAACCTGCTGGCCGAGTGGCTCATTCAGACAG GTGTTGAACCAGTGCAGGTTCAGGAAACTGTGGAAAATCATCTGAAGACTTTACTGATCAAACATTTCGACCCCCGCAAAGCAGATTCTATCTTTACTGAAGAAGGAGAG ACCCCCGCTTGGCTTGAACAAATGATTGCACATACCACGTGGAGAGACCTTTTCTACAAACTGGCTGAAGCCCACCCAGACTGTTTGATGCTCAACTTCACTGTTAAG CTTATCTCCGACGCAGGGTACCAAGGGGAGATCACCAGCGTGTCCACGGCCTGCCAGCAGCTGGAGGTGTTTTCTAGAGTGCTTCGTACCTCTCTAGCTACGATTTTGGACGGAGGCGAAGAAAACCTCGAAAAAAATCTCCCCGAGTTTGCT GCCCTGATGTCCGTGCTGGCCCAGGAGGAGCAGGGGGGCTCGGCCGTGCGCAGGGCCGCACAGGAGGTCCAGCGCTTCGCCCAGGAGAG AGGCCATGACGCCAGTCAGATCACGCTCGCACTGGGCACAGCTGCCTCCTACCCCCGGGCGTGTCAGGCCCTTGGGGCTATGTTGTCCAAGGGAGCCCTGAATCCGGCCGACATCACAGTCCTGTTCAAGATGTTTACAAGCATGGACCCGCCTCCTGTTGAACTC ATCCGGGTGCCAGCCTTCCTGGACCTGTTCATGCAGTCACTCTTTAAACCAGGGGCCAGGATCAACCAGGACCACAAGCATAAGTACATCCACATCTTAGCATATGCAGCGAGCGTGGTGGAGACCTGGAAGAAG AACAAGCGAGTCAGCATCAATAAGGACGAGCTGAAGTCAACATCGAAAGCTGTTGAGACTGTTCACAACTTGTGTTGCAATGAGAACAAAGGGGCGTCTGAGCTTGTGGCCGAGCTGAGCACCCTCTACCAGTGTATCAG GTTTCCAGTGGTGGCCATGGGTGTGCTGAAGTGGGTGGACTGGACTGTGTCAGAGCCGAGGTACTTCCAGCTGCAGACGGACCACACCCCGGTGCACCTGGCACTGCTGGACGAG ATCAGCACCTGCCACCAGCTCCTCCACCCGCAGGTCCTGCAGCTGCTGGTGAAGCTCTTCGAGACAGAGCATTCCCAGCTGGACGTGATGGAGCAGGTGAGCGGGCAGCCCGAGGGCTGGGCTGCACAGCGGGAAGGCGGCCCCTTTCTCAGCCTTGTCGCCCCACCCGTGCAGCTCGAGTTGAAGAAGACCCTCCTGGACAGGATGGTGCACCTGCTGAGCCGGGGCTACGTGCTCCCCGTGGTCAGTTACATCCGCAAGTGTCTGGAGAAGCTGGACACCGACATCTCCCTCATTCGCCACTTTGTGACTGAG GTGCTCGACGTCATCGCGCCCCCCTACACCTCTGACTTCGTGCAGCTTTTCCTTCCTATCCTGGAGAACGACAGCATCGCCGGCACCATTAAAACAGAAGGTGAACACGACCCTGTGACAGAGTTTATAG CTCACTGCAAGTCTAACTTCATCTTGGTGAACTGA